The Micromonospora sp. Llam0 genome contains a region encoding:
- a CDS encoding DivIVA domain-containing protein, with the protein MRKPWRRWRVRWQRRRTVSLPPRDWPGGNGVYRVPANGRNQRPTGYRPIRPWQVRSQHFRTASRRAHGRGLDPGDVAVFFDRVAHDLGVLYAELDRTYEQNDRIKDALRRWQSGHAATATPSGYR; encoded by the coding sequence ATGCGAAAACCGTGGCGACGGTGGCGGGTCCGCTGGCAACGGCGGCGGACGGTGTCCCTGCCACCGCGTGACTGGCCCGGCGGCAACGGCGTGTACCGCGTACCCGCGAATGGCCGCAACCAGCGGCCGACCGGATACCGGCCGATCCGGCCCTGGCAGGTCCGCAGCCAGCACTTCCGCACAGCGAGCCGGCGCGCCCACGGACGCGGGCTCGATCCGGGCGACGTCGCCGTGTTCTTCGACCGCGTCGCCCACGACCTCGGCGTCCTCTACGCCGAGCTCGACCGCACGTACGAACAGAACGACCGGATCAAGGACGCGCTGCGCCGCTGGCAGAGCGGCCACGCCGCGACCGCCACCCCGTCCGGCTACCGCTGA
- a CDS encoding family 43 glycosylhydrolase, with protein sequence MRRSRSTVNWLAAATAALVAAATTAVVTAPAALAAAVPPTVQFTNPIVEQRADPHVHRHTDGYYYFVATVPEYDRIVMRRATTLQGLATATERVIWRKHATGEMGAHIWAPELHFIDGRWYIHFAAGRAEDIWAIRPYVLESAAANPLDGPWIERGQIQPPRPGFSLDATTFVHNGVRYLAWAEYAGSNSSIYLARMVNPWTYTGTPVMISTPTYAWETRGYRVNEGPAVIIRNGRVFMTYSASATDANYAVGLLTASASSNLLNASSWTKSPNPVLASNSRTGQWGPGHNSFTVAEDGSDVIVYHSRDYERYLGNGYDPLNDPNRRTRVQKVYWNADGTPNFGVPVPDGATPVRLSAHDQPDRYLRHWEYRVRLEANVTNLADSQFRVVPGLANSAGISLESTNFPGYYLRHRNHQIWVEANDGSNLFRQDATFMARAGLADAGKLSLESVNFPGQYVRHRDGLLYLEAVPDAAGRTSATFALS encoded by the coding sequence ATGAGACGATCGCGATCCACGGTCAACTGGCTGGCGGCGGCGACCGCCGCACTGGTGGCCGCAGCCACCACGGCTGTGGTCACCGCCCCGGCTGCCCTCGCGGCTGCGGTCCCACCCACCGTCCAGTTCACCAACCCGATCGTCGAACAGCGGGCCGACCCGCACGTCCACCGGCACACCGACGGCTACTACTACTTCGTCGCCACCGTCCCCGAGTACGACCGCATCGTCATGCGCCGGGCCACCACCCTGCAGGGCCTGGCCACCGCCACCGAGCGGGTGATCTGGCGCAAGCACGCCACCGGCGAGATGGGTGCGCACATCTGGGCACCGGAACTGCACTTCATCGACGGCAGGTGGTACATCCACTTCGCCGCCGGCCGGGCCGAGGACATCTGGGCCATCCGCCCGTACGTGCTGGAGTCCGCCGCCGCCAACCCGCTCGACGGACCGTGGATCGAACGCGGCCAGATCCAGCCGCCGCGCCCCGGCTTCTCCCTGGACGCCACCACCTTCGTGCACAACGGAGTCCGCTACCTGGCCTGGGCCGAGTACGCCGGCAGCAACTCCAGCATCTACCTGGCCCGGATGGTGAACCCGTGGACCTACACCGGCACCCCGGTCATGATCAGCACCCCGACGTACGCCTGGGAGACCCGCGGCTACCGGGTCAACGAAGGCCCAGCGGTGATCATCCGAAACGGCCGAGTCTTCATGACCTACTCGGCCAGCGCCACCGACGCCAACTACGCCGTCGGGCTGCTCACCGCGTCGGCCAGCAGCAACCTGCTGAACGCGTCATCGTGGACCAAGAGCCCGAACCCGGTGCTGGCCAGCAACAGCCGGACCGGCCAGTGGGGCCCGGGGCACAACTCGTTCACCGTCGCCGAGGACGGCAGCGACGTGATCGTCTACCACTCCCGCGACTACGAGCGGTACCTCGGAAACGGCTACGACCCGTTGAACGACCCCAACCGGCGTACCCGGGTCCAGAAGGTCTACTGGAACGCCGACGGCACGCCGAACTTCGGCGTACCGGTGCCGGACGGTGCCACCCCGGTCCGGCTCAGCGCCCACGACCAGCCGGACCGCTACCTGCGGCACTGGGAGTACCGGGTCCGCCTTGAGGCCAATGTAACGAATTTGGCCGACTCGCAGTTCCGGGTCGTCCCCGGGCTGGCCAACTCGGCCGGCATCTCGCTGGAGTCGACCAACTTCCCCGGCTACTACCTGCGGCACCGCAACCACCAGATCTGGGTGGAGGCCAACGACGGGTCCAACCTGTTCCGGCAGGACGCCACGTTCATGGCCCGCGCCGGGCTGGCCGACGCCGGCAAACTGTCGCTGGAGTCGGTCAACTTCCCCGGCCAGTACGTCCGGCACCGTGACGGCCTGCTCTACCTGGAAGCCGTACCGGACGCCGCCGGCCGCACCTCGGCCACCTTCGCCCTCAGCTGA
- a CDS encoding recombinase family protein, with translation MTDRSLRPVRAVVRAAVYCRISLARFGDTLKVDDQELLCRKVAAQRGWTVPGGLVFKDNSRSAWQRRRRRPGWDLLLAAVERRELDAIVVYHGDRLIRQPWDLEVLLRLADEQGIRLASPTGERDLDNADDRYILRIEAAQACRESDNTSRRLRSHFERQAERGLVRLGGRGGRAYGFEPDGITHRADDVEVITEVADRVLAHEPIGAICRDLADRGVTTPAGNPWDHGSLKKLMLRPRLAGLVARSGQIVGPAAWDPILDRSVWESVCTVLEGKAGDYAYATNARRHLLSGIALCGTCDQPVAIRHNTRSPHLLAYGCINPACGKKAHRAARYLDPYVQGAVVELLADDRIRDRLATPVTRDLLGELRRLEARKEAVLESAAAAAAESDVDAQTEADLLRVTVRKLNSRIAELRADVARARTPHALDGLWGINYDDFTALPLHRRRAAVTTAMRVTLLPSGRRGPGFDPSTVLLTERV, from the coding sequence GTGACAGATAGAAGCCTGCGGCCGGTCCGCGCCGTCGTCCGTGCCGCCGTCTACTGCAGGATCTCCCTCGCGAGGTTCGGCGACACCCTGAAGGTGGATGACCAGGAACTGCTCTGCCGCAAGGTTGCGGCGCAGCGAGGCTGGACCGTGCCGGGCGGGCTCGTGTTCAAGGACAACTCCCGCAGCGCCTGGCAGCGCCGTCGCCGCCGGCCGGGCTGGGATCTCCTGCTCGCGGCGGTCGAGCGACGCGAGCTGGACGCGATCGTGGTGTACCACGGTGACCGGCTGATCCGGCAGCCGTGGGACCTGGAGGTGCTCCTGCGGCTGGCAGATGAACAGGGCATCCGCCTCGCGTCGCCGACCGGTGAGCGGGACCTGGACAACGCCGATGACCGGTACATCCTGCGGATCGAGGCCGCCCAGGCGTGCCGGGAGTCGGACAACACCAGCCGACGGCTCCGCAGCCACTTCGAGCGCCAGGCCGAACGCGGCCTGGTGCGGCTCGGCGGCCGTGGCGGCCGCGCGTACGGCTTCGAGCCTGACGGCATCACGCACCGGGCCGACGACGTCGAGGTCATCACGGAGGTCGCGGACCGGGTGCTGGCCCATGAGCCGATCGGGGCGATCTGCCGCGATCTGGCCGACCGGGGCGTCACCACACCGGCGGGCAACCCGTGGGACCACGGATCGCTGAAGAAGCTGATGCTGCGGCCGCGCCTCGCCGGTCTGGTCGCCCGGAGCGGACAGATCGTCGGACCGGCGGCGTGGGATCCGATCCTGGACCGGTCGGTGTGGGAGTCGGTGTGCACCGTGCTCGAGGGGAAGGCCGGCGACTACGCGTACGCGACGAACGCCCGGCGGCACCTGCTGTCGGGGATCGCTCTGTGCGGCACCTGTGACCAGCCGGTGGCCATCCGGCACAACACCCGGTCGCCTCACCTGCTCGCCTACGGCTGCATCAACCCAGCGTGCGGCAAGAAGGCTCACCGGGCGGCGCGGTATCTCGACCCGTACGTGCAGGGCGCGGTGGTCGAACTGCTGGCCGATGACCGGATCCGGGACCGGCTGGCGACACCGGTCACGCGAGACCTGCTGGGAGAGCTCCGGCGCTTGGAGGCTCGCAAGGAGGCGGTGCTGGAGTCGGCTGCCGCCGCGGCGGCGGAGTCCGACGTCGACGCGCAGACCGAGGCGGACCTGTTGCGAGTCACGGTACGCAAGCTGAACAGTCGGATCGCCGAGTTGAGGGCCGACGTGGCCCGGGCGCGCACCCCACATGCCCTGGATGGCCTCTGGGGCATCAACTACGACGACTTCACCGCGCTGCCGCTGCATCGCCGGCGGGCGGCGGTGACGACGGCGATGCGGGTGACGCTGCTGCCGAGTGGTCGGCGCGGACCAGGGTTCGACCCGTCGACGGTCCTACTCACCGAGCGTGTGTGA
- a CDS encoding helix-turn-helix domain-containing protein, which yields MKHPSSPAVEVPAPANIPVNGAAIRARRKDMGETITSLAAKVPMSYGYLSQLERRHRVSMSPPLFRRLAAVLGVDDREIRAE from the coding sequence ATGAAGCACCCCAGTTCTCCAGCGGTCGAAGTGCCTGCGCCGGCAAACATCCCGGTCAACGGTGCCGCGATCCGCGCTCGCCGGAAGGACATGGGCGAAACCATCACCTCGCTGGCAGCCAAGGTCCCGATGTCGTACGGGTACCTGTCGCAGCTGGAACGACGCCACCGCGTGTCGATGTCGCCACCGCTGTTCCGGCGCCTGGCCGCAGTGCTCGGCGTGGATGACCGCGAAATCAGGGCCGAATGA
- a CDS encoding exonuclease, with product MAQAEIYVSTDVEADGPIPGPHSMLSLASAAYTADKELVGTFSANLVTLPGASGAPQTMAWWETQPEAWAACRADQEEPAAAMARYTEWLAQLPGRPVFIGYPAAYDFMFVYWYLIRFTGSSPFSHSALDIKTYAMALMGTGYRTTSKRTMPREWFGEHEHEHVALDDAIEQGALFCAMLAANPATR from the coding sequence ATGGCACAAGCGGAGATCTACGTCAGTACGGACGTCGAGGCGGACGGGCCGATCCCCGGCCCGCACTCGATGCTGAGCCTCGCCTCGGCGGCGTACACGGCAGACAAGGAGCTGGTCGGCACGTTCAGCGCCAACCTGGTCACGCTGCCCGGCGCCAGCGGTGCCCCGCAGACGATGGCGTGGTGGGAGACGCAGCCGGAGGCGTGGGCGGCGTGCCGGGCCGACCAGGAGGAACCGGCGGCCGCGATGGCCCGGTACACGGAGTGGCTGGCCCAGCTACCGGGGCGGCCGGTGTTCATCGGCTACCCGGCGGCGTACGACTTCATGTTCGTCTACTGGTACCTGATCCGCTTCACCGGATCGAGCCCGTTCTCCCACTCGGCACTGGACATCAAGACGTACGCCATGGCGCTGATGGGCACCGGCTACCGGACGACGTCGAAGCGGACCATGCCCCGCGAGTGGTTCGGCGAGCACGAGCATGAGCATGTCGCCCTGGACGACGCGATCGAGCAGGGAGCCCTGTTCTGCGCCATGCTCGCCGCCAACCCCGCGACCCGCTGA
- a CDS encoding hemolysin family protein yields MSDWLAILIGVLLLAGNAFFVGAEFALISARRTQIEPRAAAGSRLARVTLRAMESVSLMMAGAQLGITVCSLGLGAIGEPAVAHLIEPAFAAAGVPDALVHPIAFTIALAVVVFLHMVIGEMVPKNIALAGPERSAMVLGPVLYGVVTVLRPLIWLLNQLANIVLRLLRVQPKDEVTSTFTREEVSGFIAQSRREGLIDEHEHRLLTGALAFSDQPTVRVAIPLDSLVTMSATSTPVELEKRCADTGYSRFPVVDGAAQVTGYLHVKDVLGASAQDRHRAVDSRLIRPLVTVRATQPMRDTLTVMQQRGAHLARVVDADGRLTGLAALEDVIEELVGEVRDAAQAASR; encoded by the coding sequence ATGAGCGACTGGTTGGCGATCCTCATCGGGGTGCTGCTGCTCGCCGGCAACGCGTTCTTCGTCGGCGCCGAGTTCGCACTGATCTCGGCCCGGCGGACGCAGATCGAGCCACGGGCCGCCGCCGGCTCCCGGCTGGCCCGGGTGACCCTGCGGGCGATGGAGAGCGTGTCGCTGATGATGGCCGGCGCCCAGCTCGGCATCACCGTCTGCTCGCTCGGGCTCGGTGCGATCGGCGAGCCGGCGGTGGCGCACCTGATCGAGCCGGCCTTCGCCGCCGCCGGGGTGCCGGACGCGCTGGTGCACCCGATCGCGTTCACCATCGCCCTGGCGGTCGTGGTCTTCCTGCACATGGTGATCGGTGAGATGGTGCCGAAGAACATCGCCCTCGCCGGTCCGGAGCGGTCCGCGATGGTCCTGGGCCCGGTGCTGTACGGCGTCGTCACCGTGCTGCGGCCACTGATCTGGCTGCTCAACCAGCTCGCCAACATCGTCCTGCGTCTGCTGCGGGTGCAGCCGAAGGACGAGGTGACCTCCACCTTCACCCGGGAGGAAGTCTCCGGGTTCATCGCCCAGTCCCGCCGTGAGGGCCTGATCGACGAGCACGAGCACCGGCTGCTGACCGGCGCGCTGGCGTTCAGCGACCAGCCGACCGTCCGGGTGGCGATTCCGCTGGATTCGCTGGTCACAATGTCCGCCACCAGCACGCCGGTCGAGCTGGAGAAGCGCTGCGCCGACACCGGCTACTCCCGCTTCCCGGTCGTCGACGGTGCCGCACAGGTGACCGGCTACCTGCACGTCAAGGACGTGCTCGGGGCCTCGGCGCAGGACCGGCACCGGGCGGTCGACTCCCGGCTGATCCGGCCGCTGGTCACGGTCCGGGCCACCCAGCCGATGCGGGACACTTTGACGGTCATGCAGCAGCGGGGCGCGCACCTGGCCCGGGTGGTGGACGCCGACGGCCGGTTGACCGGCCTGGCCGCGTTGGAGGACGTGATCGAGGAGCTGGTCGGCGAGGTTCGCGACGCCGCGCAGGCCGCCAGCCGCTAG
- a CDS encoding DUF5753 domain-containing protein, whose translation MGRERGAGEHPRYFELSVVPGLLQTEAYARQLLTDVGPVDDVETSLANRLARQEIITRADNPAHFIAVLDRSVLHRQVGSPDVMVEQLTALAAACDRPNVRVHVVPATAGAYAGLNGPFVLGTVHDRRVGYLDTHFGGEPIDDPQRVRRLEQVWEDVRSYALPIAESREMIEKAALTWS comes from the coding sequence GTGGGCCGAGAACGAGGCGCAGGCGAGCATCCTCGCTACTTCGAACTCTCCGTCGTGCCGGGGCTGCTGCAGACCGAGGCATACGCCCGACAGCTGCTCACCGACGTCGGCCCGGTCGACGATGTCGAGACGTCACTGGCCAACCGACTGGCCCGGCAGGAGATCATCACCCGGGCGGACAATCCGGCGCACTTCATCGCGGTGCTGGACCGGTCGGTGCTGCACCGACAGGTCGGCTCGCCGGACGTGATGGTGGAGCAGTTGACCGCGCTCGCAGCCGCCTGCGACCGGCCCAACGTGCGGGTGCACGTCGTGCCGGCCACCGCCGGGGCGTACGCCGGGCTCAACGGTCCGTTCGTGCTCGGCACGGTGCACGACCGGAGGGTGGGCTACCTGGACACCCACTTCGGCGGCGAGCCCATCGATGATCCGCAACGGGTGCGTCGGCTCGAACAGGTGTGGGAAGATGTCCGCAGCTACGCCCTGCCCATCGCGGAGTCCCGCGAGATGATCGAGAAAGCGGCGCTGACATGGAGCTGA
- a CDS encoding HIT family protein, whose translation MTDDFYCEQALSGKTPIQVVAETAHVLAFHHTRPFWPVHIVVVPKRHIPSLVDLGDADISEVHQVLAVVRDIAAQVTAEHGTARVLTNLGAYQDSKHLHFHVNSGEPLRHG comes from the coding sequence ATGACCGACGACTTCTACTGCGAACAGGCACTCAGCGGCAAGACCCCGATCCAGGTCGTGGCCGAGACCGCCCACGTGCTCGCCTTCCATCACACCCGGCCCTTCTGGCCCGTCCATATCGTAGTCGTCCCCAAACGCCATATCCCGTCGCTGGTAGACTTGGGTGACGCCGACATCTCCGAGGTTCACCAAGTGCTGGCCGTCGTCCGCGATATCGCGGCACAGGTCACCGCCGAACACGGCACAGCTCGCGTCCTTACAAACCTCGGCGCATACCAGGACTCCAAACACCTGCACTTCCACGTGAACAGCGGCGAGCCGTTGCGTCACGGCTGA
- a CDS encoding hemolysin family protein gives MEWALLGVAVLLVAANAVFVAAEFAFVTVDRATVERQAAAGDRRSAGLLRGLRTLSTQLSGAQLGITVTSLVVGFLAEPSLATLLRGPLGLTGLPDGATTALSLTLALILATGFQMTFGELVPKNWAIAEPLRVGRAVAGAQRGFTAAAGPLIRFLNGTANRILRAFGIEPTEELASARTPQELASLVSRSGEEGTLDAETAELVSRSIDFGERTAADVMTPRPRVRFVTADAPVAEVLRLAAATGHARFPVTGTGVDEVLGAVHFKHALAVPTGERDTRTVRSVMVELPEVPETAELDPLLGTLRSRGLQMAVVVDEYGGTAGIVTLEDLVEEIVGEIADEQDRPTGRHQRAADGSWQLSGLLRPDEAARLTGLDLPEGRISDTLGGVIIEELGRLPRVGDTVTVVADDREHPDPDGLPTSVPVELTVTRVDGRRADRLLLRRADAAVKAGSSGGLPDGQRNADRTGHRNGRSTGSPKGTAS, from the coding sequence ATGGAGTGGGCGCTGTTGGGCGTCGCGGTGCTGCTGGTCGCAGCCAACGCCGTGTTCGTCGCCGCCGAGTTCGCCTTCGTGACGGTCGACCGGGCGACCGTGGAACGGCAGGCCGCCGCCGGTGACCGCCGCTCGGCGGGCCTGCTGCGCGGCCTGCGGACGCTGTCCACCCAGCTGTCCGGCGCCCAGCTCGGCATCACCGTGACCAGCCTGGTCGTCGGCTTTCTCGCCGAGCCGTCACTGGCCACCCTGCTACGCGGCCCGCTCGGGCTCACCGGCCTGCCGGACGGCGCGACCACCGCACTCTCGCTGACGCTGGCGCTGATCCTGGCCACCGGCTTTCAAATGACCTTCGGCGAGCTGGTGCCGAAGAACTGGGCGATCGCCGAACCGTTGCGGGTCGGCCGGGCGGTCGCCGGTGCGCAGCGCGGCTTCACCGCCGCCGCCGGGCCGCTGATCCGGTTTCTCAACGGTACGGCCAACCGGATCCTGCGGGCGTTCGGCATCGAGCCCACCGAGGAGCTGGCGTCCGCCCGTACGCCTCAGGAGCTGGCGTCGCTGGTCAGCCGCTCTGGCGAGGAAGGCACCCTGGACGCGGAGACCGCCGAGTTGGTCTCCCGGTCGATCGACTTCGGCGAACGGACCGCCGCAGACGTGATGACTCCCCGACCCCGGGTCCGGTTCGTCACCGCCGACGCACCTGTGGCCGAGGTGCTGCGGCTGGCCGCCGCCACCGGACACGCCCGCTTCCCGGTCACCGGCACCGGAGTCGACGAGGTGCTCGGCGCCGTGCATTTCAAGCATGCCCTCGCCGTACCGACCGGGGAACGCGACACCCGGACCGTGCGGTCCGTGATGGTCGAGCTGCCCGAGGTACCGGAGACTGCTGAGCTGGACCCGCTGCTCGGCACGCTGCGCAGCCGGGGACTGCAGATGGCCGTGGTGGTCGACGAGTACGGCGGCACCGCCGGCATCGTCACCCTGGAGGACCTGGTCGAGGAGATCGTCGGGGAGATCGCCGACGAACAGGACCGGCCGACCGGCCGACACCAGCGCGCCGCCGACGGTTCATGGCAGCTCTCCGGCCTGCTGCGGCCCGACGAGGCGGCCCGGCTGACCGGGCTCGACCTGCCGGAGGGCCGGATCTCCGACACCCTCGGCGGGGTGATCATCGAGGAGCTCGGTCGGCTGCCCCGGGTCGGTGACACCGTCACGGTCGTCGCCGATGATCGGGAACACCCGGACCCGGACGGGCTGCCCACGTCCGTACCCGTGGAACTGACCGTGACCAGGGTCGACGGCCGCCGCGCCGACCGGCTGCTGCTGCGCCGCGCCGATGCCGCCGTCAAGGCCGGCTCGTCCGGCGGGCTCCCGGACGGGCAGCGGAACGCAGATCGGACCGGACACCGCAACGGCCGCTCGACCGGGAGTCCGAAGGGGACGGCGTCATGA
- a CDS encoding helix-turn-helix domain-containing protein, with protein MTDDRRAQLGAEIRQRRMELGLSVSKAAERAGGIARNTWTGIETGKTRTQARHHAGIERALRWRQGSIEKVLAGDAPMPHDETEARSQPADQGIDVQREIDRIYALNLPARVKIDLIGKILDLHDEVVAEQRPA; from the coding sequence ATGACCGATGACCGCCGTGCGCAACTTGGCGCCGAGATCCGCCAGCGGCGCATGGAGCTAGGGCTCAGCGTGAGCAAAGCCGCCGAGCGGGCGGGTGGCATCGCTCGAAACACATGGACCGGCATCGAGACAGGCAAGACCCGCACACAGGCACGCCATCATGCGGGGATAGAACGCGCACTACGATGGCGCCAGGGGAGCATCGAGAAGGTCTTGGCCGGCGATGCTCCGATGCCCCACGACGAGACCGAGGCGCGCAGCCAGCCCGCAGACCAGGGGATTGACGTCCAGCGCGAGATTGACCGAATCTACGCACTGAACCTGCCGGCAAGGGTCAAGATCGACCTGATCGGCAAGATCCTCGATCTCCACGACGAGGTAGTGGCCGAACAGCGACCAGCGTGA
- a CDS encoding sporulation protein produces the protein MVFKRMLRAFGVGGPTVDTVLSNASTRPGLTLAGQVDITGGDHEVEIDQITVALVTRVEMETDDEEYDGTVEFHRVPVCGELRLAAGQQLSLPFEIDVPWETPVTDMYGQRLPGMTMGLRTKIWVRGAIDPGDLDDVHVYPLPVQERILEAFAALGLPFTGADLEHGQLAGLPQTMPFYQEIEYASAPQYPGVSQVELTFVADPHGVTVVLEFDKKAGLFTPGHDAYGHYRVEHTAAESIDWIALVDSWLRQSLEQRHALLGGYGGGHGGHHGGHEDGGSGMGGVLAGAAGGALAGFAAGMVAEEVFDVIGGDDEEDEPEEEESEE, from the coding sequence GTGGTCTTCAAACGGATGCTCCGAGCCTTCGGAGTCGGTGGACCGACTGTCGACACCGTCTTGTCCAACGCCAGCACCCGCCCCGGCCTGACCCTGGCCGGCCAGGTCGACATCACCGGCGGCGACCACGAGGTGGAGATCGACCAGATCACCGTCGCGCTGGTCACCCGGGTCGAGATGGAGACCGACGACGAGGAGTACGACGGTACGGTCGAGTTCCACCGGGTGCCGGTCTGTGGCGAGCTGCGTCTCGCCGCCGGGCAGCAGCTGTCGCTGCCGTTCGAGATCGACGTGCCGTGGGAGACACCGGTCACCGACATGTACGGTCAGCGGCTGCCCGGCATGACCATGGGCCTGCGTACCAAGATCTGGGTCCGCGGCGCCATCGACCCGGGCGACCTCGACGACGTGCACGTCTATCCACTGCCGGTGCAGGAGCGGATCCTGGAGGCGTTCGCCGCGCTCGGACTGCCGTTCACCGGTGCCGACCTGGAGCATGGCCAGTTGGCCGGCCTGCCCCAGACGATGCCGTTCTACCAGGAGATCGAGTACGCGTCGGCACCGCAGTACCCGGGGGTCAGCCAGGTCGAGCTGACCTTCGTCGCCGACCCGCACGGGGTGACCGTGGTCCTGGAGTTCGACAAGAAGGCCGGGCTGTTCACCCCCGGCCACGACGCGTACGGCCACTACCGGGTCGAGCACACGGCCGCCGAGAGCATCGACTGGATCGCCCTGGTGGACTCCTGGCTGCGGCAGTCGCTGGAGCAGCGACACGCGCTGCTCGGCGGCTACGGCGGTGGTCATGGCGGGCACCACGGTGGACACGAGGACGGTGGCTCCGGGATGGGCGGCGTGCTCGCCGGTGCGGCCGGCGGCGCCCTCGCCGGTTTCGCCGCCGGCATGGTCGCCGAGGAGGTCTTCGACGTCATCGGCGGCGATGACGAGGAAGACGAACCCGAGGAAGAAGAGTCCGAGGAGTAG
- a CDS encoding PIN domain-containing protein translates to MNIPRGLYLIDTSAWARMSAPAVNKRLVMILQEGAAATCLPLDLEDGRSARNFRDAMAIRARRAEIMTDLPINSAVATRARDIQVALTRRGYHRAASPVDLIAAAAAAEHGATVLHYDRDFDLITEAGGPRSEWIAPAGTLR, encoded by the coding sequence GTGAACATCCCCCGAGGGCTGTACCTGATCGATACCTCGGCCTGGGCCCGGATGTCCGCACCGGCAGTGAACAAGCGGCTCGTCATGATCCTGCAGGAAGGGGCAGCAGCGACCTGTCTCCCGCTGGACCTCGAAGACGGTCGCAGCGCTCGCAACTTCCGGGACGCGATGGCAATCCGCGCCCGCCGGGCCGAAATCATGACCGATCTGCCAATCAACTCGGCAGTCGCCACTCGGGCCCGGGACATCCAGGTAGCGCTGACCAGACGCGGGTACCACCGGGCGGCCAGCCCGGTCGATCTGATCGCCGCCGCGGCAGCGGCTGAGCACGGCGCGACAGTCCTGCACTACGACCGTGACTTCGACCTGATCACCGAGGCGGGCGGACCGCGCAGTGAGTGGATCGCGCCCGCCGGGACACTCCGGTAG
- a CDS encoding type II toxin-antitoxin system VapB family antitoxin codes for MIDLDEELLDRARRELGTSTKKETIHEALRLVAERGARLAAIQELMSIDRDWDGIVDDDKTPTSGRDAA; via the coding sequence GTGATCGACCTGGACGAGGAGTTGCTGGACCGCGCCCGTCGTGAACTCGGGACCAGCACCAAGAAGGAGACGATCCACGAGGCGCTGCGTCTGGTCGCCGAACGCGGGGCCCGACTGGCTGCGATCCAGGAGCTCATGTCCATCGACCGGGACTGGGACGGCATCGTCGATGACGACAAGACGCCCACCAGCGGCCGAGACGCGGCGTGA
- a CDS encoding EI24 domain-containing protein, which translates to MIRAFLDGVRLFLRGFGTYARNPKMVLLGLIPAVIVGALFVAAFVGWIAAVVDVAGWLTPFADDWSAGTRDAVRGAVAVALLALGGLIGVLTFTAVTLFIGDPFYEKISEWVEEQHGGVPNGVDVPWWRSLWHSLLDSARLIAFGIVIGIPLFLCGFIPIVGQTVVPVVAALFGGWRLALELVGSAFYRRGLRLPDRRVALRTNRPKALGFGVAVFCCCLIPFGAVLVMPAAVAGATLLARQSLNQPTDGPPQLAPPA; encoded by the coding sequence ATGATCCGCGCCTTCCTCGACGGTGTCCGGCTGTTCCTGCGTGGCTTCGGTACCTACGCCCGCAACCCGAAGATGGTGCTGCTCGGGCTGATCCCGGCGGTGATCGTCGGGGCGCTGTTCGTGGCCGCGTTCGTCGGCTGGATAGCCGCCGTGGTCGACGTCGCCGGCTGGCTCACCCCGTTCGCCGACGACTGGTCGGCGGGCACCCGGGACGCGGTACGCGGTGCGGTCGCCGTCGCGTTGCTGGCCCTCGGCGGGCTGATCGGCGTGCTCACCTTCACCGCCGTGACCCTGTTCATCGGGGATCCGTTCTACGAGAAAATCTCCGAATGGGTGGAGGAGCAGCACGGCGGCGTGCCGAACGGGGTCGACGTACCGTGGTGGCGGTCGCTGTGGCACAGCCTGCTCGACTCGGCCCGGCTGATCGCATTCGGCATCGTCATCGGGATACCGCTGTTCCTCTGCGGGTTCATCCCGATCGTCGGGCAGACCGTGGTGCCGGTTGTCGCCGCCCTGTTCGGCGGCTGGCGGCTCGCCCTTGAGCTGGTCGGATCCGCGTTCTACCGCCGTGGGCTGCGGCTACCGGACCGGCGGGTGGCGCTGCGCACCAACCGGCCGAAGGCGCTCGGCTTCGGGGTGGCGGTCTTCTGCTGCTGCCTGATCCCGTTCGGCGCGGTGCTGGTCATGCCGGCGGCGGTGGCCGGCGCGACCCTGCTCGCCCGCCAGTCGCTCAACCAGCCCACCGACGGGCCGCCGCAGCTTGCTCCGCCCGCCTAG